In the genome of Triticum urartu cultivar G1812 chromosome 5, Tu2.1, whole genome shotgun sequence, one region contains:
- the LOC125511035 gene encoding exocyst complex component EXO84B-like, which produces MASGAARSSRSRPAGHSGVLPAGAAAAGGVGVGAGVQLADKLKIFKTDKFDPDSYVQSKCQTMTEKEIRHLCSYLQDLKKASAEEMRTSVYANYAAFIRTSKEISELERELLSIRNLLNTESALIHGLSEGIQIDSLIMGPEDSAEENISTVEYQELSEIQKWHIDFPDKLDVLLAERRVDEALDALDEAERIAVDAEKQQTLATADIVALKEIISDNRQKLSDQLAEAACQSSTCGIELRAAASALKRLGDGPRAHSLLLSAHNQRLQSKIQTTRPSSTGHSVAYTASLAKQVFSVIANALSDSMEVFGNEPSYASELVTWATKQAMEFTLLVKRHALGSCAAAGGLRAAAECVQIALGYTSLLEARGLSLSAVLLKQFRPCVEQALDSNLRRIEESTSALAAADDWALIYPPTGIRTFARASAGNLALQPKLSSSAHRFNSMVQDFFEDVGPLLSLQLGGSTMDGLLKIFSTYVDLLVSALPGSMDDEANLEGLGNKIIRMAETEEQQLALLANASLLAEELLPRAAMKLSSVNQASMGSMRIRGPDKQNRAEQREWKRKLQHMVDKLRDSFCRQHALDLIFTEEGDTHLSAEMYINMDNNAEETEWVPSLIFQELYTKLNRMASIAAEMFVGRERFATLLMMRLTETVILWLSDDQSFWEEIEEGPRALGPLGLQQFYLDMQFVILFGQGRFLSRHVHTVILNIIDRAMAAFSATGLDPDSALPSDDWFIEIAQDNISRISGKARAGNSEREVHSPTASVSAQSVSSARSHGSS; this is translated from the exons ATGGCGTCGGGCGCCGCCAGGTCGTCGCGGTCGCGCCCCGCCGGCCACTCCGGCGTGCTCCCGGCGGGCgccgcggcggcgggcggcgtcggcgtcggcgCCGGGGTGCAGCTCGCCGACAAGCTCAAGATCTTCAAGACCGACAAGTTCGACCCCGACTCGTACGTGCAGTCCAAGTGCCAGACCATGACCGAGAAG gaaaTAAGGCACCTGTGTTCCTATCTGCAAGATCTAAAGAAGGCTTCTGCTGAAGAGATGCGCACAAGTGTATATGCTAACTATGCTGCATTCATCAG AACATCAAAGGAGATATCTGAACTTGAAAGGGAGCTGCTATCTATCAGAAATCTGCTAAATACAGAGTCAGCTCTAATTCATGGTTTATCCGAAGGGATTCAGATTGATTCCTTGATTATGGGACCTGAAGATTCCGCAGAAGAGAACATCTCCACTGTTGAATACCAGGAGCTTTCAGAAATACAGAAATGGCATATAGATTTTCCCGACAAGCTTGATGTTTTGCTAGCTGAGAGAAGAGTGGATGAAGCACTGGATGCCCTGGATGAAGCAGAAAGAATTGCTGTTGATGCAGAAAAGCAACAGACTCTTGCCACAGCTGACATTGTTGCTTTGAAGGAGATTATCTCTGATAATCGTCAAAAGTTGTCAGATCAGCTTGCTGAAGCTGCCTGCCAGTCTTCTACTTGTGGCATTGAACTTCGTGCTGCAGCTTCTGCTCTCAAGCGACTTGGTGATGGACCTCGTGCTCATAGTTTGTTGCTCAGTGCACATAACCAAAGGCTTCAGTCCAAAATACAAACAACACGTCCGTCTAGCACAGGACATAGTGTGGCTTACACCGCGTCTCTTGCAAAGCAAGTTTTCTCTGTCATAGCTAATGCTCTCAGTGACTCTATGGAAGTGTTTGGTAATGAACCATCTTATGCCTCTGAACTAGTTACTTGGGCTACTAAGCAGGCAATGGAGTTTACCTTGCTTGTAAAGAGGCATGCTTTAGGCTCTTGTGCAGCTGCTGGGGGCTTAAGAGCTGCTGCCGAGTGCGTTCAGATAGCACTTGGTTATACCTCCTTGTTAGAAGCTCGTGGTCTGTCACTTTCAGCAGTTCTGTTGAAACAGTTCAGACCCTGTGTTGAGCAAGCATTAGATTCCAATTTGAGGAGAATCGAAGAGAGTACTTCTGCATTAGCGGCAGCTGATGACTGGGCACTAATCTATCCTCCAACTGGTATAAGAACATTTGCTAGAGCATCTGCTGGTAATTTGGCACTCCAGCCGAAGCTCTCGAGCAGTGCCCATCGGTTCAATTCAATGGTTCAG GATTTCTTTGAGGATGTTGGGCCACTGCTTAGCTTGCAGTTGGGTGGTTCTACAATGGATGGGCTTCTGAAAATATTCAGTACATATGTCGATTTGCTCGTGAGTGCACTGCCAGGCTCAATGGATGATGAAGCAAATTTGGAAGGTTTAGGAAATAAGATTATTCGCATGGCAGAGACTGAGGAGCAGCAATTAGCATTGTTAGCCAATGCATCCTTACTTGCTGAGGAGTTGTTACCTAGAGCAGCTATGAAGCTCTCATCTGTAAACCAGGCCAGCATGGGTAGTATGCGTATAAGGGGTCCAGACAAGCAAAACCGTGCAGAGCAACGTGAATGGAAAAGGAAGCTGCAACATATGGTGGATAAACTTAGAGATAGTTTCTGCAGGCAGCATGCTCTTGATCTTATATTCACAGAAGAAGGTGACACCCATCTCAGTGCAGAAATGTACATCAATATGGACAATAATGCTGAAGAGACAGAATGGGTTCCATCTCTAATTTTTCAG GAATTATACACAAAACTGAACAGGATGGCGAGCATCGCCGCAGAGATGTTTGTTGGCAGGGAAAGGTTTGCTACGTTGCTGATGATGCGGCTGACTGAAACAGTCATACTGTGGCTCTCGGATGACCAGAGCTTCTGGGAGGAAATCGAAGAGGGGCCAAGAGCCCTTGGCCCCCTTGGACTTCAGCAG TTCTACCTGGACATGCAGTTTGTCATCCTTTTCGGGCAAGGCCGGTTCTTGTCCCGGCACGTGCACACTGTCATACTGAACATAATCGATAGAGCGATGGCAGCATTCTCTGCTACTGGATTGGATCCTGATAG CGCGCTTCCGAGCGACGACTGGTTCATTGAAATCGCGCAGGACAACATCAGCAGGATCAGCGGGAAGGCCCGGGCCGGCAACTCGGAGAGGGAGGTGCACAGCCCGACGGCCTCTGTCTCGGCGCAGTCTGTGTCGTCGGCCAGGTCCCACGGCAGCTCCTAG